A genome region from Glycine max cultivar Williams 82 chromosome 5, Glycine_max_v4.0, whole genome shotgun sequence includes the following:
- the LOC100790260 gene encoding AP-2 complex subunit mu isoform X1, whose protein sequence is MPVAASAIYFLNLRGDVLINRLYRDDVGGNMVDAFRTHIMQTKELGTCPVRQIGGCSFFYMRISNVYIVIVVSNNANVACAFKFVVEAVALFRSYFGGAFDEDAIRNNFVLIYELLDEIMDFGYPQNLSPEILKLYITQEGVRSPFSSKPTDRPVPNATLQVTGAVGWRREGLVYKKNEVFLDIVESVNLLMSSKGSVLRCDVTGKILMKCFLSGMPDLKLGLNDKIGLEKEAQLKSRPTKSGKSIELDDVTFHQCVNLTRFNSEKTVSFVPPDGEFELMKYRITEGVNLPFKVLPTIKELGRSRIEVNVKVKSVFGAKMFALGVVVKIPVPKQTAKTNFTVTSGRAKYNASIDCLVWKIRKFPGQTESTLSAEVELISTITEKKSWTRPPIQMEFQVPMFTASGLRVRFLKVWEKSGYNTVEWVRYITKAGSYEIRC, encoded by the exons ATGCCGGTTGCCGCTTCCGCCATTTACTTCCTCAACCTCCGCGGCGACGTTCTCATCAACCGCCTCTATCGCGACGATGTCGG GGGAAATATGGTGGATGCTTTTAGGACGCATATTATGCAAACGAAGGAGCTTGGTACTTGCCCAGTGAGGCAGATTGGTGGATGCTCTTTCTTTTACATGAGGATCAGTAATGTCTACATTGTCATTGTTGTCAGCAACAACGCCAATGTCGCTTGCGCTTTCAAGTTTGTTGTTGAG gCTGTTGCATTGTTCCGATCATACTTTGGTGGAGCTTTTGACGAGGATGCAATTCGCAATAATTTTGTACTCATTTATGAGCTCCTAGATG AAATTATGGACTTTGGTTACCCACAAAATCTTTCACCAGAGATCTTAAAGCTTTATATCACTCAGGAAGGAGTGCGTTCCCCATTTTCATCAAAG CCCACAGATAGACCTGTTCCAAATGCAACTTTACAAGTTACTGGTGCTGTTGGTTGGCGGAGAGAAGGGCTTGTGTACAAAAAGAATGAG GTCTTCCTGGATATTGTGGAAAGTGTAAATCTTCTAATGTCTTCAAAAG GTAGTGTTCTGCGTTGTGATGTCACTGGGAAGATTCTCATGAAGTGCTTTCTTTCTGGAATGCCTGATTTAAAGTTGGGTTTGAATGACAAGATTGGTCTTGAGAAAGAAGCACAACTTAAATCCCGTCCTACTAAAAG TGGTAAAAGTATCGAGCTTGATGATGTCACTTTCCATCAATGTGTAAATTTGACAAGGTTCAACTCAGAGAAGACAGTTAGTTTTGTACCACCTGATGGTGAATTTGAACTAATGAA GTATCGTATAACTGAGGGAGTTAATCTTCCGTTCAAAGTATTGCCAACCATCAAGGAACTTGGTCGATCACGGATAGAAGTGAACGTTAAG GTAAAGAGTGTTTTTGGTGCAAAAATGTTTGCACTTGGGGTTGTAGTCAAGATTCCTGTTCCAAAACAAACAGCAAAAACAAATTTCACAGTTACATCTGGCCGGGCAAAATACAATGCTTCTATTGATTGTTTGGTTTGGAA GATTAGAAAATTCCCTGGGCAGACTGAGTCAACCTTAAGTGCAGAAGTTGAACTTATTTCCACAATAACAGAAAAGAAATCTTGGACTAGACCACCAATTCAGATGGAGTTTCAG GTTCCCATGTTCACAGCATCTGGTTTACGTGTTCGTTTCCTCAAG GTGTGGGAGAAGAGTGGGTACAATACCGTTGAGTGGGTTCGTTACATTACAAAAGCTGGATCCTACGAGATTAGGTGCTAG
- the LOC100790260 gene encoding AP-2 complex subunit mu isoform X2: protein MPVAASAIYFLNLRGDVLINRLYRDDVGGNMVDAFRTHIMQTKELGTCPVRQIGGCSFFYMRISNVYIVIVVSNNANVACAFKFVVEAVALFRSYFGGAFDEDAIRNNFVLIYELLDEIMDFGYPQNLSPEILKLYITQEGVRSPFSSKPTDRPVPNATLQVTGAVGWRREGLVYKKNEVFLDIVESVNLLMSSKGSVLRCDVTGKILMKCFLSGMPDLKLGLNDKIGLEKEAQLKSRPTKRYRITEGVNLPFKVLPTIKELGRSRIEVNVKVKSVFGAKMFALGVVVKIPVPKQTAKTNFTVTSGRAKYNASIDCLVWKIRKFPGQTESTLSAEVELISTITEKKSWTRPPIQMEFQVPMFTASGLRVRFLKVWEKSGYNTVEWVRYITKAGSYEIRC, encoded by the exons ATGCCGGTTGCCGCTTCCGCCATTTACTTCCTCAACCTCCGCGGCGACGTTCTCATCAACCGCCTCTATCGCGACGATGTCGG GGGAAATATGGTGGATGCTTTTAGGACGCATATTATGCAAACGAAGGAGCTTGGTACTTGCCCAGTGAGGCAGATTGGTGGATGCTCTTTCTTTTACATGAGGATCAGTAATGTCTACATTGTCATTGTTGTCAGCAACAACGCCAATGTCGCTTGCGCTTTCAAGTTTGTTGTTGAG gCTGTTGCATTGTTCCGATCATACTTTGGTGGAGCTTTTGACGAGGATGCAATTCGCAATAATTTTGTACTCATTTATGAGCTCCTAGATG AAATTATGGACTTTGGTTACCCACAAAATCTTTCACCAGAGATCTTAAAGCTTTATATCACTCAGGAAGGAGTGCGTTCCCCATTTTCATCAAAG CCCACAGATAGACCTGTTCCAAATGCAACTTTACAAGTTACTGGTGCTGTTGGTTGGCGGAGAGAAGGGCTTGTGTACAAAAAGAATGAG GTCTTCCTGGATATTGTGGAAAGTGTAAATCTTCTAATGTCTTCAAAAG GTAGTGTTCTGCGTTGTGATGTCACTGGGAAGATTCTCATGAAGTGCTTTCTTTCTGGAATGCCTGATTTAAAGTTGGGTTTGAATGACAAGATTGGTCTTGAGAAAGAAGCACAACTTAAATCCCGTCCTACTAAAAG GTATCGTATAACTGAGGGAGTTAATCTTCCGTTCAAAGTATTGCCAACCATCAAGGAACTTGGTCGATCACGGATAGAAGTGAACGTTAAG GTAAAGAGTGTTTTTGGTGCAAAAATGTTTGCACTTGGGGTTGTAGTCAAGATTCCTGTTCCAAAACAAACAGCAAAAACAAATTTCACAGTTACATCTGGCCGGGCAAAATACAATGCTTCTATTGATTGTTTGGTTTGGAA GATTAGAAAATTCCCTGGGCAGACTGAGTCAACCTTAAGTGCAGAAGTTGAACTTATTTCCACAATAACAGAAAAGAAATCTTGGACTAGACCACCAATTCAGATGGAGTTTCAG GTTCCCATGTTCACAGCATCTGGTTTACGTGTTCGTTTCCTCAAG GTGTGGGAGAAGAGTGGGTACAATACCGTTGAGTGGGTTCGTTACATTACAAAAGCTGGATCCTACGAGATTAGGTGCTAG
- the PM29 gene encoding seed maturation protein encodes MQSSKEKLKNMTSAAKEQVDIYKAKIDEKTEKATARTEEERVITHERAKAKEAEAKMELHEAKARHAAEKLSTNQSHYGLHHGHNPPLVGTTETHYQQGHHQPLGAVPMPGAIYPSYPLGANPNPPRNKHI; translated from the exons ATGCAATCTTCAAAGGAGAAGCTGAAAAACATGACCAGTGCTGCCAAGGAGCAAGTCGACATCTATAAAGCAAAAATAGACGAGAAG ACAGAGAAAGCAACGGCAAGAACAGAAGAGGAGAGGGTGATTACCCATGAACGTGCAAAGGCAAAGGAAGCTGAAGCAAAGATGGAGCTGCATGAAGCAAAAGCCAGGCATGCAGCAGAGAAGCTAAGCACCAACCAATCACATTATGGTCTCCACCATGGCCACAACCCTCCCCTGGTAGGAACAACTGAGACTCACTACCAGCAAGGGCACCACCAGCCACTTGGGGCAGTTCCTATGCCTGGAGCCATTTATCCATCTTATCCGCTAGGAGCAAACCCTAACCCTCCAAGgaacaaacatatataa